Proteins encoded together in one Falco peregrinus isolate bFalPer1 chromosome 2, bFalPer1.pri, whole genome shotgun sequence window:
- the CCDC42 gene encoding coiled-coil domain-containing protein 42 — MGNSQSDWEVSQCFPLEVSVSTYSLCAGRTWALSALLVAGGMATVDKKELLDYFCMQYRQSLLPMLRTRGLSSEDAVSLFVYLQKKRREARLMQNALEEKKEAFKERMKAVACRWRGLHIKEAQLKNYKNKFRKFLKENDKKRIQALQKAIGERETKIQKESELLEAKRQLEILKNKHQKLCNKVQKYSIFTKYLEDVVKVSQFEEIQEVIWRYRTLVMKHKDLLQSQQRCKEMSKQAKVFLDHYTAEKEAEILQYENELVQLQLYLDQVQKDVLSWEAFWADLQSIIVKEALRLRHIKVGIHSLFQLANMQLNLNLNVPADDSHRQLTMVEPSQTLLPSQKWSSNDS; from the exons ATGGGGAATTCTCAGTCAGACTGGGAAGTCAGCCAGTGCTTCCCCTTGGAAGTGTCTGTCTCCACTTATTCATTATG TGCCGGGAGGACCTGGGCTCTCTCGGCcctgctggtggctggaggAATGGCCACCGTGGACAAAAAGGAACTGTTGGACTATTTCTGCATGCAGTACaggcagagcctcctgcccatGCTCAG GACACGGGGACTGTCATCAGAGGATGCCGTGTCCCTGTTTGTTTACCTCCagaagaagaggagagaagcTAGACTGATGCAAAATGCtctggaggagaagaaagag GCCTTCAAGGAGAGGATGAAAGCCGTAGCCTGCCGGTGGAGGGGCCTCCACATCAAGGAGGCTCAGCTGAAAAACTACAAGAATAAATTTAGGAAGTTTCTCAAG GAAAATGATAAGAAGCGAATCCAGGCCCTGCAGAAAGCCATCGGGGAGAGAGAGACGAAGATTCAAAAGGAGAGTGAGCTTTTGGAAGCCAAGAGGCAACTGgaaatcctgaaaaataagCACCAGAAACTCTGCAACAAAGTGCAAAAGTACTCCATCTTCACCAAATACCTGGAGGATGTGGTGAAGGTCTCACAG TTTGAGGAGATCCAGGAAGTCATTTGGCGCTACAGGACACTGGTGATGAAGCACAAGGACCTGCTGCAGTCACAACAGAGGTGTAAGGAAATGTCTAAACAAGCCAAGGTGTTCCTGGACCACTATACAGCAGAGAAGGaagctgagatcctgcagtaCGAAAACGAACTGGTGCAGCTCCAGCTATATCTTGACCAGGTTCAAAAGGACGTCCTCTCCTGG gaggctttctgggctgaccTCCAGAGCATTATTGTCAAGGAAGCCCTGAGGCTGAGACACATCAAGGTGGGCATCCACAGCCTCTTCCAGCTTGCCAACATGCAGCTGAATCTGAACCTGAACGTGCCAGCAGATGACAGCCACAGACAGCTGACCATGGTAGAGCCAAGCCAGACTCTTCTCCCCAGCCAGAAGTGGAGCAGTAATGACTCTTAG